From the Neosynechococcus sphagnicola sy1 genome, the window TAGCATAAAATCTGACCCAAAAAGACTTTTAAAACATCCTCTTAGGCTACAATTTGCGATGGGCTATCTTTATGAGCAAATATTCCGAATCGCAAATCATTGAAATAGAAGTACGTCTTCGGCAAGCCATGCTGAACTTGGATGTGGCTGAGCTGGACGCATTCATTGCCCCAGAATTAATTTTTACCAGCTATCTGGGGCAACTTGTGAGTAAGCAACAAGATCTTCCCATACACCAACCTGGAATACTTAAGTTCAGGGCACTAATGCCGTCAGAGCGGTATAATCAGCTCAACGAAGGTTTCTCAATTGTCTCAGTTCAAATGCACATATTGGATAGTTACGAAGGAACAGAAATAGATCAGCATTATCGGTTCACTCGTGTTTAGTCAGTCTCCTCGGCAGGATCTCTACAAGTTATCGCAGGTCATGTCAGTGTAGTTTCAACCTAGCCGATGTGCGGGTCAGCATTGAGTAGTATTCATCTATCCATCAAACCAGGGTTCACTCTGAATCTGTAGTAAAATAAAGTCAATCTAAGTATTTTTATCGATCGAATTTTAGATATCTTAATGAGAGAATATGCCAAAATCCATCGCCAATTATTGGAACCCACTGAGTCTAGATAATAATAAAAAATGGACTCCAATTATTGGGTTTGAAGGTGTTATAGAAGAGGTAACCCTAAGCCAAGATCAAGACTCAGGTGAATACACACGTTTAACTCGATTACATCCTGATGCAGACACAGCCTCTTTAGGTAAAAAAAAGTCATGATTACCCTGAAGAAGTATTTATTGTGAGCGGTCGTATTTATGATCAAGCATTCGATGTGTGGCTTGAAAGTGGTCATTATGCCAGTAGACCACCCGGTGAAATTCATGGGCCATTTAAGACAGACACTGGATGTGTTGTGCTTGAAATATCGTTTCCAAACCGAGTTGAATATTTGGTGTTTCTATCTCAAAGGAGTTAGGCTTTATGAAAATAAGTCTTAAGGGACGAGGAAATGCAAAATCAGAATATTTGTTAAATCGAAACCCTCTTCCAAAACCGCTTTATCACGCTTGAGCACCGCTTGAAGTCAGCCCATACTCATTTCAGTGGTAGCGAGTCGTTCCTTCAAAAGAGAATTGCGGCTGATATGTTTCCTTTCGGTACACAGATCGCTTTCACCTGCAATCAACCGCGCAACTTTGCTCTGTGGTATGACAGTAAACCTGCGAATAATCTAGATCCAGATATCACATCTCTCGCACAGGCATATGGGCACATAGCAAACACTAGGGAACTTCTTTTAGGTATTAACGTTGAAGATGCAAAGCTAGCTACGGTTGTTATGCCACTGCGATCGCCACCACTTCACCATCACTTACCTCTGCTCAGTTATACCCATACTTTTTGACAAACCAGGTCTTCACCAGTTGAGTGAGGACACAATAACTGAACAAAATCAATGCTAACCAGAGGAAGTATTTAGCGGGTAGGGGTACGAATCCTAGCACAGATGCGATCGGTGAAAATGGCAAATAAATGGCAACTGCCATGATGGTGAGAGTCACCAGAAGCATGGGTAAAGACGGACGACTTTGCAAGAAGGGAATTTTGGGAGTCCGAATGATGTAAACAATCAATGTCTGGGTCATCAGACTTTCGACAAACCAACCTGTTTGAAACAAGGCTTGCTGTTCGACGGTATTGGCTTGAAAAACAAACCACATCAAGGCATAGGTGGCATAGTCAAAAATTGAACTCATCGGTCCAATGTAGAGCATAAATTTCTGAATATCACCCACCTGCCATTTCCGAGGTTTTGTCAAATATTCCTTGTCTACATGGTCAAAGGGAATTCCAGTTTGGGAGAAATCATAAAGTAAATTATTGATTAGAATTTGCACAGGTTGCATGGGCAGAAACGGCAGCAAGGCACTAGCGCCCAGAACGCTAAACATATTACCAAAGTTAGAGCTCGTACCCATTTTAATGTACTTAACAATATTGCCAAAGGTTTTGCGACCTTCGAGAATTCCTTCTTCCAACACCATCAGACTTTTTTCTAACAGAATGATGTCAGCGGATTCTTTGGCAATATCCACGGCTGTATCTACGGAAATACCGACATCCGCTTCTCGTAGTGCGGCAGCATCGTTGATACCATCTCCCATAAACCCGACAATATGACCTTTACGACGCAGCACCTGAATAATCCTTGATTTTTGCAGCGGCGATAGTTTGGCAAAAATTGTAGTAGTTTCGGCAAGATCCGTCAGTTCTTCATCCGATAGTGACTCAACCTCGCTGCCCAAAAGGGTGTGATGCACGTACAAACCCACATCCTTACAGGTTTTAAGGGTAACGATGGGGTTATCGCCAGTTAATACTTTTACCTGTACGCCGCTGTTGCTGAGAGCGGAGATCGCTTGGGCTGCCGAGTCTTTAGGCGGATCGAGGAATGCAATCAAACCGATCAAAATTAAATCCTGTTCATCGGCAACGGAGTAACTGCGTTGGTCTAAGGGTAATTCTTTATAAGCCACAGCGATCACCCTTAGCCCGTCTTCGTTGAGTTCCTGATTTAACTGAGCGACTTGTGCGTTGATCGAAGCATCAACCGGCAAAATCTGATCATTGACTTTGACCTGTGTACAGACTTGAAGAATTTCTTCAACAGCCCCTTTGCAAATTAGTTCATGGTGGTGGTTTTCTTCTTCCACCACAACGGACATGCGACGACGGAGAAAATCAAACGGAATTTCATCAACTTTGAGAAATTTATGTTCCACTTTTAAGGATTCGTGGAGTTCAATATGTTCTAGTACCGCTACATCCAGCAGGTTCTTCAAACCTGTCTGGTAGAAGCTATTGAGATAGGCAAATTCTAGAGCCTCTTCATTTTCTTCCCCATTAATGTCTAAGTGCATTTCCAATACAATTTTGTCCTGGGTGAGAGTGCCCGTTTTATCGGTACACAGAATGTCCATCGCCCCAAAGTTTTGAATAGCATCAATATTCTTAACGATCACCTTTTTCTCAGACATGGCGATCGCCCCCCGTGCCAGGTTTGCGGTCACGATCATCGGCAACATCTCTGGGGTTAACCCCACCGCCACCGAGAGGGCAAAAAAGAAAGCTTCTCCCCAGTTCTTTTTGATCAAACCATTGATCAGAAAAACAACCGGAGCCATCACCAGCATGAAACGCAATAATAGCAAACTGACATCATTCACGCCCTTATCGAAACTGGTCATGGTTTTGCGACCCACCACGGTTTTCGCCAGAGAACCCAGGTAGGTATTGCCGCCAGTTTCAATCACAACGGCTGTTCCTGTGCCGCTGATCACGTTTGTGCCTAAGAAACAAAGATTTGCCAATTCCAACGGATTTTGGCTCTGTAACTGATCGTCGGGCAATGTGGGTTGTTTCTCAACAGGCAAAGACTCCCCAGTCAAAGTACCTTGGCTCACAAACAAATCTTTAGCCGTAATTAAGCGCACATCCGCCGGGATCATATCTCCAGCGGCCATGGAAACTACATCGCCGGGAACCAAAAATTTAATCGGGATTTCTTGTCGGTCTGGAACATCAAGATTGAGGGTCAAACCCATATCCTGTGCCAAGCTGGGAGAAATATCTTTTCGGGGATCTTTGCGGCTCACAGTGGCAGTGGTATGCACCATTTCCCGTAGTTTTTCGGCTGCCTGACTGGAGCGAAATTCTTGAGAAAAGCGTAGAATGACACTGAAAACCACCATGCTGAAAATAATTACGGCAGCTCTGAGATCTCCAGTCAATAGAGCAATAGCTGCCAGAATAATCAATAAAATCGCTAGTGGATTTTGAAACGTCTTCAACAACTGAACGTACCACTTCGGTGGTTTCTCATGGGCGATCTCGTTCAGCCCAATTTTGCTCAGTCGAAGATTGGACTGGAGTTCGCTTAACCCCTCAGAAGAGGTATTGAGCATTTCCAATACTGTTTCTATATTGTCTTGAGCAAGTTGAATCAGTTTTGTGGGTAACAATGGCGGAACAGAGGAGGCAGTCTGGGGTAGACGACCAGATTTTCCCTTCCATCCCCACATGCTCCTAAATATCGTTTTGTTGTGGGAGACGGGTTTCATAGCGATCGCAGATCAAATCTTCAACTAGGTAGATAGCTTAGATCATGTCAGATTGCTGAACCTTAAACTAAGTAATCTCTGGTGCGCGATCACTCAGCACAACTCTCACAGCACCTTCTTACCTGCAATTTCACGCTAACTTAACACAGATAAGCTTTCGGTCGCTCTCCCAGTGAGGATTTGCGGCATAACGTTTCCGCTCACCGGATGCAGGTAACTTTTGCACCTCAGCGGCAACTTGAACGCATTCCGGTGCAGCGGGGTTATTATGCAGCGATCGCACATAATTCTGAGATCGCACTTGTTCTCTATTCTTCTTAATTTCCAACAGAGCTACTACTCATAAGTAGCCCCAGAAGTAGCAGCTTCAAGGGAATCAAACCAGTGGATATCATTTACAGAATATGCAAAGGCCGCACCAATGAGATCTCCTTCTTCTGCAAACGCTGCTAACAATCCATCATCACCGCCAAAAGTCAGTGTAATAGCGTAGGTGGTTTTGCCTTCAACATCGAACTGGTAGATGGATGGTTGAGGATCAGAATCATCCCCACCAAAATAGATAAAGGCTTCACAAACGCTAGGCGGAATGTTTGCCCGATTTTCAACAAAGTGAGAATCACCCAGGTGGTATCCCTTTTCAATTAGTTTCTGAGCGTAAAACCGCCTAACCACATCACTCCTGTCCATAACAGATACTCCTATTGAAGACTTTGAAGTGATCACTGCAAAATCCGTGTTTCTGCTAACAACTTGAAAACAAATGTTCCTAACCTCATTTATATAAGCAGTTTGGGGACATAACAAGCAGATTAGCTCAAGTACCGTCACAACCGAGGATTAAGCATCATAACGTTCCGGTTGAGCGGCTGCTAGTAGCTTTCGCATCCCAACTAAAGATGGTTTTCACTCCGCTCCAACCGGGTTGTTAGAGCGTTCCCAACCGATCAGCTTAAACTTTCTGAATCGACTCTACAATCGGTATTGCGGCGATTATCTTACTGGTCGCAATCCGCTGAGTTGCCTGCGTAAACGATCGACTGGTAGCGTCCTTCTTCGGTGAGGATGGTCACACAGTAATTGGTTTTACCCTCTAGCCATTGACTGTAAACAGAATTGCCAGAAGGAGAAGCTTTGACGAAACTATAGCCCCGTTGTTTGAGCGTGTTTTCTGCCTGTCCTGCCCGTACCCCAACTAAATCACTCAGGCGAGAGACGGTTGTACCCGCCGCAGGCTGAGAGTCCGCAGCAGACCCTCCCCCCGTTGGATTCCCTGAGCTTTGCCCATAGGGAGCCGTATCCCAGTAAACATAGATTGATTCGGTGGCGAGGCGGTAAATTTGCCCCTTGGTGCCCAAGCCAGACTGCCGATAAGCTGTGGTACCATTTTGATCTCGATAAGTTCCAGGTTGTTCACCTACCGGAACCAAGTCATAGCGCTTGCCATTTTTCAACTGAATCCCTACTGCACCCTGTCGCTGCGAAAAGGTACAGAGATCAGAAGATGTGGCACGGTCTTCGCCTTTGGGATACACATCGCAACGGGCAGTAACCGTATCTGCTTTTGCAGATATAGCTACTCCAAAAGAGGAGATCGTCAGTGTTACCGCAAAAAGCGTATTTGAGTACTTCATCCTATAAAAAACTCCTCAACATCACATCAAGATTCTACAACTTGAAAATCGATCTCTTTGCCACCGAGGTCTAACGTCTGAATTCAGCGGCTTGCGTAGCAAGTCCGCCGGAAGGAAATGTTAGGCTTCACTCAGAGCCTTTGCGACCTCCTTCGCGGGCTGCACACTATGGCTTGTAATTGCATGGTCGGCGAGCTTCTTGACAGCACCCATGACGCTTTCTGGTGCCACCAACGAAACTTCTGCGAACTTTCCGTGCGCAAAATAGAGTACCGAGGACGGCGATGAGTTCGGATGGCATTTGTGAAGCCTAACGCCTAAGCTAAGCGGCCTGCGCGGCCGCAACGTTTGATAGAGCGGGCAGCTTCGTCCGCGCAGATCCGCTTGAGCGCATAGTTAGGCGCGATCCTTGCTATTGACGGCTGCCACGGCAACTTGTAGCTGCGAACGGAGCCTTTTGTAGGACACCACCCAGAACAAGAAGATGCAAAGGTACAAAGCGACGAGCACCAAGATAGCGTAGTTCGGAACGACCTGCTCAAGGACCCACGCCAAACCCAGAGCTACCAATTGGAAGACGGGAATCATGGGAAGAAGTGCAACCCCTGCATTGGGCTTGCGCCCATGTTTGAGGTGCTTGATATTGCCCGAGGCAAGCTCCGATGCGACGGCTTGCGCGCACGCGGCAAAGCTAAGGACGATGGCAACAAGGTAGAGCATGAATGTTGAAGCCTAACGGTTCGGGTCAGCAGTTGCAGACAACTTTGCATTTCACCCAGCAGCTTTGTCAATCCGTTGCACCCGAATTGCTATACAGCATTTACTAAACCCAATAACGGGTCGCTAATGTACCATCTGGCATGACAGTATCTTCAAAAAATAGTTCCTTGATCATGACTTTCAGACCAACTTGAAAGAACTTAGCATTTCTCAGATTGGCTTGAGTTAAGTCAGCAAAGCTAATAGTGGTATCGTACATTTCGGTACCCATTAAATTAGCGCCCATGAGGTTAGCACGGTGGAAGCTTGTATTGGATAAATTTGCTCCTTCTAAATTCGCCTTACCCAGATCTGCATCAAGGAAACAATCGCCAGAGAGATTCGCACCGCTGAGATTGGCTTCCCTCAAATTAATGCCTGTAAGATTTACTTGCTCCAAATCCACGTTTACAAGATTAGCTCCAGAAAAATTCCTCTCTCCATTAGCGTAACGGTTAAGCAGATCTTCTAATTGCATAAATTGTCATTGTTGCGTTTCGTATTCGACCTAGAACCTATCCTTAACCTAGGTCGGAAGCTGTATAACGGCCTAGCTCAACGGCGGCAAGCAGTTTAGGTATTCCCACCAAGATCTTATTTCCGTCCGTTGCAGCGCAGTGTTAGCTTGCTATAGTCTTAGATGTAAATGTAGAAGATCTAGTTGATATTATGAGCTATCGCGACATCATTACTATTGAGCCAGATAAGCGTGGGGGTAGACCCTGCATTCGCCGGATGCGGATTACGGTTTACGATGTTCTTGGTTGGCTAGCTACTGGAATGTCTGCTGCTGAAATTATTGATGATTTCCCAGAACTAACAGAAACAGATATTAAAGCCTGCCTAGAGTTTGCGGCTGATCGTGATCATCGTTTAGTGGCTTCGGTGAGTGCTGCTTGAAACTACTATTTGATCAAAACCTGAGCCGAAAATTAGTGAGTCGCTTGACCGATATTTTTCCCAATGCTAGCCATATACAATTTCATGCCTTAGCAGAAAATACAGATACCGAGATTTGGGAATTTGCTAAGTTGAACGATTTCTGTATTGTGACTCAAGATGCAGATTTTGCGGAAAGAAGCCGACTATATGGCTCTCCGCCGAAAGTCGTGTGGCTAAGATGTGGGAATGCACCAACCAGCCAGGTTGAAACTCTCATTCGCTCTGGGCAGGAAGCAATTCAAGAGCTTTTAGGGAATCCGACTCTTCACTGCTTAGAACTCAACTGATTTCTCAACATTTTATATTGTTTGATTTTGTATATTTTGATCTGGAAGCGATTTAACCGCCCGACAAAGATCAACAATCGATACGATCTCTATCCAGATTTTCCCCTTTTTATCTTTACCAGAAAGAATCAGATCATGAAAAATGCTGTTTGCAAAAAATCCAGCCTGAGATGGATCTGCATGAGCAATTTTGTTCAAAGCCTCTCTCAATCCAAGTTGCTCAAAATCAGATTTTTTGCTGCAATAGGGGCGATAGCTATTTATTGTATCAGTGATATCATTTTTGCTAGCAGAACGCTTTAAGGCTCCAAGAGTGATATCTTGAGTCAGTTTTTTTTAATTCTTCATCGTAATCTTGTTCTGGACGGATTGAAAGAGCTAGGACTCGCAAGATTTGAACGCCTTTTTCTGATGAGTCTAGTAAATTTTCTCCTCTTCTTTGTTGATCGACTCCAGACCTATTGGTGAAAGCGATTCTAAAGCTCTTACTCACCATCTCTAGCTCTTCAGCACATTCATGGAATGTTCTTCGTTGCCACATTCTAGAATCTCTGCGTCAAATACAAATCACAAGTAACACTAAACGCCAATGCAGGCTAACGGCTTGCACTTCACAGGCGGCAGATAAAGTATAGCTCAGCATCAGCGTGCATCGACCGTCCTGTGCAAGTGCGGGTTAGACCGATACTTTAATTGCTCTGGAGACGTTCTGAATTTGTCATTGGTGAGCGAATTGTGTCGCGGATTATTTTCGATTATTACGATTGTTGCGTTTACTTCGTTTAGGGGGTACACTGATTTTAGTAGCCCTTGGTAAGGGTATAACGCTTATAAAACCTCATGTAAGTGCGGAAGGGGAAAATGACTAGCGGAATTGCTGATTTTCAAGAGACAGTTGTCCCGACTGCGGCAGATACTGAGCTTGCTAGGGATTCAAGCCGCCAGCTTTTAAAACTGCTAAGTAGGCAGCATGATATTGGAAAGCAATTTTCTAATTTTCAGCTTCGTGTCCAAACAGTCAATGAGCCAGAAGAAGTAGTTGTTATTCCAGTATCTGCCTTGCGCCTTTTGACTGATATTTTGACGCAAATGGCTCGCGGCAACGCAGTAAAATTGATACCTGTCCATGCTGAATTAACAACGCAGCAGGCAGCGGATATCTTAAACGTATCCCGTCCGTTCCTGATCGGGCTGATTGACGATAACAAGATTCCATATCGCAAAGTCGGAACCCATCGACGGATTCGTTTTGAGGATCTCATGGCATATAAGCAGGACGTTGATCAGCAAAGACTTCAAGCCCTTGAAGAACTCGCACGTGAGGCACAAGAATTAGACATGGGTTATTAATTGTGAGTAATTTCACAGCACTATTTGACGCATGTGTTCTTTACCCAGCTCCTTTGCGAGACTTCTT encodes:
- the mgtA gene encoding magnesium-translocating P-type ATPase, whose product is MWGWKGKSGRLPQTASSVPPLLPTKLIQLAQDNIETVLEMLNTSSEGLSELQSNLRLSKIGLNEIAHEKPPKWYVQLLKTFQNPLAILLIILAAIALLTGDLRAAVIIFSMVVFSVILRFSQEFRSSQAAEKLREMVHTTATVSRKDPRKDISPSLAQDMGLTLNLDVPDRQEIPIKFLVPGDVVSMAAGDMIPADVRLITAKDLFVSQGTLTGESLPVEKQPTLPDDQLQSQNPLELANLCFLGTNVISGTGTAVVIETGGNTYLGSLAKTVVGRKTMTSFDKGVNDVSLLLLRFMLVMAPVVFLINGLIKKNWGEAFFFALSVAVGLTPEMLPMIVTANLARGAIAMSEKKVIVKNIDAIQNFGAMDILCTDKTGTLTQDKIVLEMHLDINGEENEEALEFAYLNSFYQTGLKNLLDVAVLEHIELHESLKVEHKFLKVDEIPFDFLRRRMSVVVEEENHHHELICKGAVEEILQVCTQVKVNDQILPVDASINAQVAQLNQELNEDGLRVIAVAYKELPLDQRSYSVADEQDLILIGLIAFLDPPKDSAAQAISALSNSGVQVKVLTGDNPIVTLKTCKDVGLYVHHTLLGSEVESLSDEELTDLAETTTIFAKLSPLQKSRIIQVLRRKGHIVGFMGDGINDAAALREADVGISVDTAVDIAKESADIILLEKSLMVLEEGILEGRKTFGNIVKYIKMGTSSNFGNMFSVLGASALLPFLPMQPVQILINNLLYDFSQTGIPFDHVDKEYLTKPRKWQVGDIQKFMLYIGPMSSIFDYATYALMWFVFQANTVEQQALFQTGWFVESLMTQTLIVYIIRTPKIPFLQSRPSLPMLLVTLTIMAVAIYLPFSPIASVLGFVPLPAKYFLWLALILFSYCVLTQLVKTWFVKKYGYN
- a CDS encoding pentapeptide repeat-containing protein — translated: MQLEDLLNRYANGERNFSGANLVNVDLEQVNLTGINLREANLSGANLSGDCFLDADLGKANLEGANLSNTSFHRANLMGANLMGTEMYDTTISFADLTQANLRNAKFFQVGLKVMIKELFFEDTVMPDGTLATRYWV
- a CDS encoding DUF5615 family PIN-like protein; this translates as MKLLFDQNLSRKLVSRLTDIFPNASHIQFHALAENTDTEIWEFAKLNDFCIVTQDADFAERSRLYGSPPKVVWLRCGNAPTSQVETLIRSGQEAIQELLGNPTLHCLELN
- a CDS encoding nuclear transport factor 2 family protein gives rise to the protein MSKYSESQIIEIEVRLRQAMLNLDVAELDAFIAPELIFTSYLGQLVSKQQDLPIHQPGILKFRALMPSERYNQLNEGFSIVSVQMHILDSYEGTEIDQHYRFTRV
- a CDS encoding helix-turn-helix domain-containing protein translates to MTSGIADFQETVVPTAADTELARDSSRQLLKLLSRQHDIGKQFSNFQLRVQTVNEPEEVVVIPVSALRLLTDILTQMARGNAVKLIPVHAELTTQQAADILNVSRPFLIGLIDDNKIPYRKVGTHRRIRFEDLMAYKQDVDQQRLQALEELAREAQELDMGY
- a CDS encoding DUF433 domain-containing protein, which produces MSYRDIITIEPDKRGGRPCIRRMRITVYDVLGWLATGMSAAEIIDDFPELTETDIKACLEFAADRDHRLVASVSAA
- a CDS encoding DUF1993 family protein, producing the protein METLFQNRFITLEHRLKSAHTHFSGSESFLQKRIAADMFPFGTQIAFTCNQPRNFALWYDSKPANNLDPDITSLAQAYGHIANTRELLLGINVEDAKLATVVMPLRSPPLHHHLPLLSYTHTF